The following proteins come from a genomic window of Nitrospirota bacterium:
- a CDS encoding winged helix-turn-helix transcriptional regulator has product MVKQQSVTGKQHTGETSLKMLFSSAIRADVLALLLNNPDEKFYVREIANLIRKNPSGVKRELDNLEKMGILFSHKVANLKYFQANKMSPLFSELKNLIDKSLGLPGALKTIVRLAGAKAAFLYGPYADGEDVGSVDLFIIGASSNNIGAGLKELEEKFSKKINYTAIDESEYKNRKEKGDVDLEKLLSGKRITLIGRM; this is encoded by the coding sequence ATGGTTAAGCAACAGTCAGTAACAGGGAAGCAGCACACAGGCGAGACCTCGTTGAAGATGTTGTTTTCCTCAGCAATAAGGGCTGACGTGCTGGCCCTTCTGCTTAATAACCCTGATGAAAAGTTCTATGTCAGGGAAATAGCCAACCTTATAAGAAAGAACCCTTCCGGAGTTAAAAGAGAGTTGGATAATCTCGAGAAGATGGGGATTTTGTTCAGCCATAAAGTTGCCAATCTTAAATATTTTCAGGCAAATAAGATGTCTCCGCTATTTTCAGAGCTTAAGAACCTCATTGATAAATCCCTTGGCCTGCCGGGCGCGCTTAAGACAATAGTGAGGCTGGCCGGCGCAAAGGCAGCTTTTCTATACGGCCCTTATGCAGATGGTGAGGATGTCGGCAGCGTTGACCTTTTTATAATAGGAGCATCTTCCAATAATATAGGCGCAGGGTTAAAAGAACTTGAAGAAAAGTTTAGCAAGAAGATTAACTATACCGCAATTGACGAGTCTGAGTATAAAAACAGGAAAGAAAAGGGTGATGTTGATCTGGAAAAACTGCTATCAGGCAAAAGGATTACCTTGATAGGCAGGATGTAA
- a CDS encoding UDP-3-O-acyl-N-acetylglucosamine deacetylase — MRLQRTIKREVSFAGIGLHTGSHVTVKLKPSPRDTGIVFYRNDKNLMIRADVGAVVDTAFATSLGYNGTRIKTVEHILAAASGLGIDNLIIELDGSEIPILDGSSTELIDIILRGGIAKQGKKRPYLRITKPVFFDDGHSEIAAFPYDGRKLTCRIQFNHHLLGEQKLSIDLNEETFAREVAPARTFGFVKDVEYLRANGLAKGGSLDNAVILGDNGVLNKSGLRFKDEFVRHKILDFIGDLSLIGFPIYGHLVANRTGHSTNIKFVKSLLSAVDCWEIVSDTEFVQAQALAYS; from the coding sequence ATGCGCTTACAAAGAACTATAAAGCGGGAAGTAAGTTTTGCAGGCATTGGGCTTCATACAGGCTCACACGTCACTGTCAAACTAAAGCCATCACCAAGAGACACTGGAATTGTTTTCTACCGGAATGACAAGAATCTCATGATCAGGGCTGACGTGGGCGCTGTAGTTGATACTGCTTTTGCAACAAGTCTGGGCTATAACGGCACCAGGATAAAAACTGTTGAACATATCCTCGCTGCGGCATCAGGATTAGGGATAGATAACCTTATCATTGAACTTGACGGCTCTGAGATACCGATACTTGATGGAAGCTCTACCGAACTGATTGATATAATTCTGAGAGGCGGAATTGCAAAACAAGGCAAGAAAAGGCCATACCTGCGCATTACAAAACCTGTATTTTTTGATGACGGCCATTCGGAAATTGCCGCTTTCCCTTACGACGGCAGAAAACTGACATGCAGGATACAATTCAACCACCACCTCTTAGGCGAGCAAAAATTAAGCATTGACCTGAACGAAGAAACATTTGCAAGAGAAGTTGCTCCGGCAAGGACCTTCGGATTTGTGAAGGATGTTGAGTATCTTAGGGCAAACGGACTTGCAAAAGGCGGGTCTCTTGACAATGCTGTCATCCTTGGAGACAATGGCGTGCTGAACAAATCAGGCCTGAGATTCAAAGATGAATTCGTAAGGCATAAGATACTTGATTTTATTGGTGATCTCTCCCTTATAGGCTTTCCTATATACGGGCATCTCGTAGCGAACAGGACAGGGCATTCCACGAATATAAAATTCGTAAAGAGCCTGCTTTCTGCTGTAGACTGCTGGGAAATCGTGTCTGATACCGAATTTGTACAGGCACAGGCATTGGCATATTCATAA
- a CDS encoding TldD/PmbA family protein — MLDNELLLKILKKTLSSGGEYADVFVEHRKPTSIQLEDNKIEKIFTGVDSGVGIRLIADGKTYYAFSNDISEKALLELAGSLKALHLASGKSEDKDFTLDLRKQKPNVDYAIKLLPEKIPVGRKIELVRTANKTARDFDKRVRQVLVGYRDFAQKVQIAASDGFTAEDKRIHTLMVVHIVVSDNGIIQTGYEQAGGSIGFELFESVTPEDIALKAVERSLMMLNARRAPGGRMPVVISSEAGGTMIHEAIGHGLEADLAQQGLSVYSQKIGEIVASPLVTVIDDATLPNKRGSFRFDDEGTPAQRTVLVKNGELIGYMYDRFTAMQDKTSSTGNGRRESYRNRPIPRMTNTFIAPGESRPEDVLKSVTEGIFVKKMGGGQVNTVNGDFVFDVQEGYIIKNGVIGEPVRGATLTGSGPEILKSIDMVASDLGFSIGTCGKDNQGAPVSDAMPTIRIPEIVVGGEA, encoded by the coding sequence ATGCTGGATAATGAGCTTCTTCTAAAGATTCTCAAAAAGACTCTCTCTTCAGGCGGGGAATACGCGGACGTGTTCGTTGAACACAGAAAGCCTACATCAATACAGCTTGAAGACAATAAGATAGAAAAGATATTCACAGGCGTCGATTCAGGAGTTGGGATAAGGCTGATAGCGGACGGAAAAACTTATTATGCCTTCAGCAACGACATATCCGAAAAGGCATTGTTAGAGCTGGCCGGCAGTTTAAAGGCATTACATCTTGCAAGCGGGAAGTCAGAGGACAAAGACTTTACGCTGGACCTTAGAAAACAGAAACCTAATGTTGATTACGCTATAAAACTTCTTCCTGAAAAAATACCTGTAGGCAGAAAAATAGAACTTGTGAGGACTGCAAACAAGACTGCAAGGGATTTTGATAAAAGGGTAAGACAGGTATTAGTCGGGTACCGCGACTTTGCGCAGAAAGTCCAGATAGCGGCATCTGACGGTTTTACGGCAGAAGACAAGCGTATTCATACGCTTATGGTGGTCCACATAGTGGTATCTGACAACGGCATAATTCAGACAGGATATGAACAGGCAGGAGGCTCTATCGGCTTTGAGCTTTTTGAGAGTGTAACACCGGAAGATATAGCGTTAAAAGCTGTAGAGCGTTCGCTCATGATGCTTAATGCCAGAAGGGCACCGGGCGGAAGGATGCCTGTCGTTATATCATCCGAGGCTGGCGGCACCATGATACACGAAGCAATAGGGCATGGGCTTGAGGCTGACCTTGCACAGCAGGGACTCTCGGTATATTCCCAAAAAATCGGCGAGATAGTCGCATCTCCTTTAGTGACTGTTATTGACGATGCGACGCTTCCAAATAAAAGAGGCTCCTTCCGCTTTGACGACGAAGGCACGCCGGCGCAAAGAACAGTGCTTGTAAAAAACGGGGAGCTTATCGGGTATATGTACGACAGGTTTACAGCTATGCAGGACAAGACAAGCTCAACCGGAAACGGACGCAGAGAGTCATACCGCAACAGGCCGATTCCGCGGATGACAAACACTTTTATCGCTCCCGGTGAATCCAGGCCTGAAGATGTCCTGAAATCAGTTACGGAAGGCATCTTTGTCAAAAAGATGGGCGGAGGCCAGGTTAACACGGTGAACGGCGACTTTGTTTTTGATGTTCAGGAAGGCTATATAATTAAAAATGGAGTTATCGGAGAACCTGTAAGAGGCGCAACGCTTACAGGGAGCGGGCCTGAAATCCTGAAATCTATTGACATGGTTGCTTCTGATCTCGGCTTTTCAATAGGGACCTGCGGCAAAGACAATCAGGGAGCACCGGTATCCGATGCAATGCCGACAATAAGGATCCCTGAAATAGTAGTTGGCGGCGAGGCATAA
- a CDS encoding transposase yields the protein MKYTPEIHHRRSIRLKDYDYSQAGAYFVTICTKDKECLLGAVAGGKMHLNDYGKIAMKCWDDLPNHYSHIESDEFVIMPNHMHGVIVINNVGAGLKPAQIISEKMDTSRAGFKPAPTPKQHGLSEIIRAFKTFSSRRINEMRNTSGIPVWQRNYYEHIIRSEIELNKIREYIINNSLNWKADENYKD from the coding sequence ATGAAATATACCCCTGAAATACATCACCGCCGTTCTATACGATTGAAGGATTATGATTATTCACAGGCAGGCGCGTATTTTGTGACGATATGCACAAAAGACAAAGAATGTTTGTTGGGGGCTGTGGCCGGCGGTAAAATGCATTTAAACGATTATGGGAAAATAGCAATGAAATGTTGGGATGATTTGCCGAATCATTATTCACATATTGAATCGGATGAATTCGTCATTATGCCCAATCATATGCATGGGGTTATCGTGATTAATAATGTAGGGGCGGGTTTAAAACCCGCCCAAATAATATCCGAAAAAATGGACACAAGCAGGGCAGGTTTTAAACCTGCCCCTACGCCAAAACAACACGGTTTGTCAGAAATTATAAGGGCATTCAAAACATTTTCATCACGACGTATTAATGAAATGCGAAATACCTCCGGCATTCCCGTCTGGCAGCGAAATTATTACGAACACATTATCCGCAGTGAAATAGAATTGAATAAAATAAGAGAATACATTATCAACAATTCTTTAAATTGGAAAGCTGACGAAAATTACAAAGACTAA
- a CDS encoding putative toxin-antitoxin system toxin component, PIN family, translated as MLVSAFAFGGVPEKSVRKAFKEADIYVSPALLEEYRDTPLELETEGKISHIQLKALISGIASFVANTRIVYPSVKLSLCRDTDDNMLLECCHTAKAKILITGDKDLLDIKNLPFDLKILTPQKYLEE; from the coding sequence GTGCTTGTTTCTGCCTTTGCCTTTGGCGGTGTGCCTGAGAAATCTGTCAGAAAGGCATTTAAAGAGGCAGACATATATGTATCCCCAGCCCTTCTTGAAGAGTATCGTGATACCCCGTTGGAACTTGAAACCGAGGGGAAGATAAGCCATATCCAGTTAAAGGCATTAATTTCCGGAATAGCCTCTTTTGTTGCAAACACAAGAATTGTCTATCCATCTGTAAAATTATCACTCTGTAGAGATACCGACGATAATATGCTTCTTGAATGTTGCCATACAGCAAAGGCAAAGATTCTCATCACTGGAGATAAAGACCTTCTGGATATAAAGAATTTGCCTTTTGACCTTAAGATACTGACGCCACAAAAATATTTAGAAGAATAA
- a CDS encoding AbrB/MazE/SpoVT family DNA-binding domain-containing protein, giving the protein MSLVKLKNKYQIVIPEDVRRKLKVEIGDTLEIEEKDGVLVIKPVLVIDKSQAYFWTDEWQKGEREASEAKKKGKFRDFKKTDEAVKWLRS; this is encoded by the coding sequence ATGTCATTGGTCAAGCTAAAAAATAAATATCAGATAGTCATACCAGAAGATGTCAGGAGGAAGCTCAAGGTCGAGATAGGCGATACTCTCGAAATTGAGGAAAAAGACGGCGTTTTGGTTATAAAACCAGTTTTAGTAATTGACAAGTCTCAGGCATATTTCTGGACAGATGAATGGCAGAAAGGAGAGAGGGAGGCATCTGAGGCGAAGAAGAAGGGGAAGTTCAGGGATTTCAAAAAGACTGACGAGGCTGTGAAGTGGCTAAGAAGCTGA
- the mtnP gene encoding S-methyl-5'-thioadenosine phosphorylase, translating into MIGVIGGSGVYEIDGVVIKEEKRISTPFGAPSDSYRIGGISGIEVAFLPRHGSPHHIAPHKINYRANIWGFRELGAERIISVNAVGGINPKLKPGSIVILNQIIDMTEGRASTFYDEEEIVHVDFTEPYCPELRTALLTAGKKAGVALKEDAAYICVNGPRLETAAEIKAFSLFGADVVGMTGMPEASLARELAICFSGIGVITNFAAGISGNRLTTTEVVRTMAESAEVVKALLERTFVNIPHTRNCMCKDALANAKM; encoded by the coding sequence ATGATAGGCGTTATAGGCGGAAGCGGGGTTTATGAGATTGATGGAGTTGTCATCAAGGAGGAGAAAAGAATCTCAACTCCTTTTGGTGCTCCTTCCGATTCTTACAGGATTGGCGGGATATCAGGAATAGAGGTTGCATTTCTTCCAAGGCACGGCTCTCCTCATCACATTGCTCCGCATAAGATTAACTATAGGGCGAATATCTGGGGGTTCAGAGAACTCGGAGCAGAAAGGATTATTTCCGTGAATGCGGTCGGGGGAATAAATCCCAAGCTTAAGCCGGGCTCGATTGTCATTCTTAATCAGATTATTGACATGACAGAGGGCAGGGCATCAACATTTTATGATGAAGAAGAAATCGTGCATGTGGACTTTACCGAGCCGTATTGCCCTGAGCTGCGGACAGCATTACTCACGGCAGGTAAAAAGGCAGGGGTTGCGCTTAAGGAGGATGCCGCATATATATGTGTAAACGGCCCGAGGCTCGAGACTGCCGCGGAAATAAAGGCGTTTTCTTTGTTTGGCGCTGATGTGGTTGGAATGACAGGCATGCCGGAGGCGTCTCTGGCAAGAGAGCTTGCGATATGTTTTTCCGGAATAGGTGTTATCACAAATTTTGCTGCCGGCATTTCAGGCAACAGGCTTACCACAACCGAGGTCGTAAGGACCATGGCAGAATCCGCAGAAGTGGTGAAGGCTCTTTTAGAAAGGACCTTTGTCAACATCCCTCATACAAGAAACTGCATGTGTAAGGACGCCCTTGCGAATGCAAAGATGTGA
- a CDS encoding sigma-54-dependent Fis family transcriptional regulator, whose amino-acid sequence MDTILIVEDRESMSDMLKETLRTEGYRTITAKDGPEGIKKIKENRIDLVLTDLKLPRKNGIDVLIAAKEDNPLMPVIVMTAFGSVETAVLAIKEGAFDFITKPFDTDHLLVLMKRALETQRLMTENMLMKEEFSSQLGLPRIIGKSEKISEVAQQIQKVAPSKTTVLILGESGTGKELFARAIHYLSPRKEYPFIPINCSAIPRELLESELFGHERGAFTGADFKKIGKFELADKGTVFLDEIGEMDTALQAKLLRVLQEGEIERLGGLKTIKIDVRVIAASNRDIEKAVSEKAFREDLFYRLSVFPVRIPLLRERAEDIPMLAEFFLNKYCAELKTPLKTISAEALEMMVEYPWKGNVRELENTIERAIILCDGKVIMPEHISLRPLSFESYMKNLPMDGALEDAAREALRIAETQRIIKALKETKGNKSRAAEILQVSYKTLLTKIKEYHIDE is encoded by the coding sequence ATGGATACCATTCTTATAGTTGAAGACAGAGAATCGATGTCAGATATGCTTAAGGAGACCCTCAGGACTGAGGGCTACAGGACTATTACGGCAAAAGACGGGCCGGAAGGCATAAAAAAAATAAAAGAAAACAGGATTGACCTGGTCCTTACTGATTTAAAACTTCCCAGAAAAAACGGCATAGATGTATTAATAGCCGCAAAGGAAGATAATCCTTTGATGCCGGTAATTGTAATGACTGCTTTTGGCTCTGTTGAGACTGCTGTGCTTGCAATTAAAGAAGGCGCATTTGATTTCATTACAAAGCCTTTTGATACCGACCATCTTCTTGTGCTTATGAAGAGAGCGCTTGAGACTCAGAGGCTGATGACAGAGAATATGCTTATGAAAGAGGAGTTTTCATCACAGCTCGGACTGCCGAGGATAATAGGCAAAAGCGAAAAAATATCAGAAGTGGCCCAGCAGATACAGAAGGTTGCGCCGAGCAAGACAACTGTCCTGATTCTCGGTGAAAGCGGGACAGGCAAGGAATTGTTCGCAAGGGCGATTCATTACCTTAGCCCGAGAAAGGAATATCCGTTTATCCCTATAAACTGTTCTGCCATACCGAGGGAACTATTGGAGTCAGAACTTTTCGGGCATGAAAGGGGAGCATTTACAGGCGCTGATTTCAAAAAAATCGGCAAATTTGAACTGGCTGATAAAGGCACTGTATTTCTTGATGAGATAGGCGAGATGGATACCGCGCTTCAGGCTAAGCTGCTAAGGGTTCTTCAGGAAGGGGAGATAGAAAGGCTCGGAGGCCTGAAAACGATAAAGATAGATGTAAGGGTTATCGCTGCAAGCAACCGGGATATTGAAAAGGCTGTTTCAGAAAAGGCCTTCAGGGAAGACCTTTTCTACAGGTTAAGCGTATTCCCTGTCAGGATTCCTCTGCTCAGGGAAAGGGCCGAAGATATTCCTATGCTGGCAGAGTTTTTTCTTAACAAATACTGCGCCGAACTCAAGACGCCTTTGAAGACTATCTCTGCCGAAGCCCTTGAAATGATGGTTGAGTATCCGTGGAAGGGGAATGTCAGAGAGCTTGAAAATACAATAGAGCGGGCCATAATATTATGCGACGGTAAAGTGATAATGCCTGAACATATATCATTGAGGCCTTTATCCTTTGAATCGTACATGAAGAATCTTCCGATGGACGGAGCGCTTGAAGACGCGGCAAGAGAGGCCTTAAGGATTGCTGAGACTCAGAGAATAATAAAGGCGCTGAAAGAGACAAAGGGAAATAAAAGCAGGGCGGCAGAAATCCTGCAGGTGAGTTACAAAACGCTTTTGACAAAGATTAAAGAATATCATATAGATGAATAG
- a CDS encoding tetratricopeptide repeat protein → MRHIFTIFSRVCHCESRQVGAKQSLFCVVAIALLLFYPSHGFTQVKEIVSEGAYNMGDGETPTVAESRALLNAKRVALEQAGTYVESYTKVENMQVTEDEIQVLSSGIMEVEILDKKRTIVGDGFRFWVKIKARVNPDNIKAMANKVKAKDKSFVDDYKKIQEAYDKSQKEIGELKKQLAQAKGEKEKKQVEAKISDDERLFQANEWFEKGYQHSLKNEHDSAIEAYTSAITLNPKFVEAYNNRGVAYKNQVQYDRAIEDFSKAIAINPNDADAYYNRGNAYNNKRQFDRAIEDFNKAIAINPNDAEAYYNRGLAYENKGQYNMVVEDYSRAIAINPNHALAYIAYIGRGAAYDKKGQYDMALEDYNRAIVINPNLALAYTGRGLVYYMKGNMGRAISDFQKACDMGNENGCKGLQIVLKKR, encoded by the coding sequence ATGAGACATATCTTTACAATCTTTAGTCGTGTCTGTCATTGCGAGTCCCGACAAGTCGGGGCGAAGCAATCTCTATTTTGTGTAGTTGCAATTGCCTTGCTTTTGTTTTACCCCTCACATGGTTTTACACAGGTTAAGGAGATTGTTTCAGAAGGGGCATACAATATGGGCGATGGCGAGACGCCGACTGTTGCAGAGAGCAGGGCCTTGCTTAATGCAAAGCGGGTTGCCCTTGAGCAGGCAGGGACTTATGTTGAGAGCTATACAAAAGTGGAGAATATGCAGGTAACAGAAGATGAGATACAGGTTTTGTCATCAGGGATTATGGAGGTTGAGATACTTGATAAGAAAAGGACTATTGTCGGCGACGGCTTTCGTTTCTGGGTAAAGATAAAGGCAAGGGTCAATCCTGATAATATTAAAGCGATGGCAAATAAGGTTAAGGCTAAAGACAAATCATTTGTTGATGATTACAAAAAGATTCAGGAGGCTTATGACAAGAGCCAGAAGGAGATTGGGGAATTAAAAAAACAATTAGCACAGGCAAAGGGTGAGAAGGAGAAGAAACAGGTAGAGGCAAAGATTTCTGATGATGAGAGATTATTTCAGGCAAATGAGTGGTTTGAGAAAGGATACCAGCATTCTTTGAAAAATGAGCATGATTCTGCAATAGAGGCATATACAAGCGCAATAACCCTAAATCCAAAATTTGTTGAAGCCTATAATAATCGTGGAGTTGCTTATAAGAACCAAGTCCAATACGACAGAGCGATTGAGGATTTCAGCAAGGCAATTGCTATAAATCCGAATGATGCTGACGCTTACTATAATCGTGGGAATGCTTATAATAATAAAAGACAATTTGATAGAGCGATTGAGGATTTCAACAAGGCAATTGCTATAAATCCGAATGATGCCGAAGCCTACTATAATCGTGGGCTTGCTTATGAAAACAAAGGTCAATATAACATGGTTGTTGAGGATTATAGCAGGGCAATAGCTATAAATCCAAATCATGCTTTAGCCTACATTGCCTATATTGGACGTGGAGCTGCTTATGATAAAAAAGGGCAATACGACATGGCGCTTGAGGATTATAACAGGGCAATTGTTATAAATCCAAATCTTGCTTTAGCCTATACCGGTCGTGGGCTTGTTTATTATATGAAAGGAAATATGGGCAGGGCTATATCTGATTTCCAAAAGGCTTGTGATATGGGGAATGAGAATGGGTGCAAGGGATTGCAAATAGTTTTAAAAAAGAGATAA
- a CDS encoding YebC/PmpR family DNA-binding transcriptional regulator codes for MSGHSKWSQIKHKKAHTDAKRGRAFTKIVKEIAVAARFGGGDPDGNPRLRTAIENAKEVNMPHDNIKRAIMKGTGELPGVTYEEIMYEGYGPSGVALMIEVLTDNKNRTVPEIRHMMAKHGGSLGETGCVSWIFDKKGYILVNKAKAAEDSVMSAALDAGAEDMKNDPEEGNFEIVTAPEDFNNVKAAIEKANIPVESAEITMLPKNYVALDGKAAEQMIRLMDALEDHDDVQNVYANFDIPDEAAEKIGK; via the coding sequence ATGTCAGGACATTCCAAATGGTCTCAGATAAAACATAAAAAAGCTCATACGGACGCAAAAAGGGGCAGGGCGTTTACTAAAATCGTCAAAGAGATAGCGGTTGCGGCAAGGTTCGGAGGCGGCGACCCTGACGGCAATCCAAGATTGCGCACTGCCATAGAAAATGCAAAAGAGGTAAATATGCCTCATGATAATATCAAGAGGGCTATCATGAAAGGCACAGGCGAACTTCCCGGAGTTACATATGAGGAAATCATGTATGAAGGATACGGCCCTTCCGGCGTTGCCTTAATGATTGAGGTCCTGACTGATAACAAAAACAGAACCGTCCCTGAAATAAGACATATGATGGCAAAACACGGCGGGAGCCTCGGTGAAACAGGATGTGTTTCCTGGATATTCGATAAAAAGGGTTATATTCTGGTTAATAAGGCGAAGGCGGCTGAAGACTCTGTAATGTCTGCGGCCCTTGATGCAGGGGCTGAGGATATGAAAAACGACCCTGAGGAAGGAAACTTTGAGATAGTAACAGCGCCGGAGGACTTCAATAATGTTAAGGCTGCTATTGAGAAGGCAAATATTCCTGTTGAGTCTGCTGAAATAACCATGCTCCCCAAAAACTATGTAGCGCTGGACGGAAAGGCGGCAGAGCAGATGATTAGGCTTATGGACGCGCTTGAGGACCATGACGATGTCCAGAATGTCTATGCAAATTTTGATATTCCTGACGAAGCCGCGGAGAAAATCGGAAAGTGA